Proteins encoded in a region of the Zunongwangia endophytica genome:
- the ilvN gene encoding acetolactate synthase small subunit, protein MEKKNFTVSIYTENNLGLLSRIAAIFLKRHINIESITASPSEVPEVMRFIIVIEVTEEQVKKIIGQIEKQIEVIKAFYHTDEEMVYQETALYKIRSSEFLDDFNVQDFIKATNARIVTVTQKFFVIEKTGKHNEINALYETLKPYGLMQFVRSGTIAVSKSEMPITGILEKFNTTNSIS, encoded by the coding sequence ATGGAAAAGAAAAATTTCACCGTTTCAATATATACCGAAAATAACTTAGGACTATTAAGCCGAATAGCGGCTATTTTCCTAAAGAGACATATTAATATAGAAAGTATTACGGCGTCGCCAAGTGAGGTGCCAGAAGTAATGCGTTTTATTATCGTAATAGAGGTTACCGAGGAGCAAGTCAAAAAAATAATCGGTCAGATTGAAAAGCAAATAGAAGTGATTAAAGCTTTTTATCATACCGATGAGGAAATGGTTTACCAAGAAACGGCATTGTATAAAATAAGATCTTCAGAATTTTTAGATGACTTTAATGTTCAGGATTTTATTAAAGCAACAAATGCTCGGATTGTTACCGTTACTCAAAAATTCTTTGTAATCGAGAAAACCGGTAAGCATAACGAAATAAACGCATTGTACGAAACACTTAAACCTTACGGGTTAATGCAGTTTGTACGTTCAGGAACTATTGCAGTTTCAAAAAGCGAAATGCCGATAACAGGAATCTTAGAAAAATTTAATACTACAAATTCAATATCATGA
- the ilvC gene encoding ketol-acid reductoisomerase has protein sequence MTNYFNSLSLREKLAQLGTCRFMELDEFSDGVAALKDKKIVIVGCGSQGLNQGLNMRDSGLDISYALREGAIKEKRQSYINATENNFTVGTYEKLIPSADLVINLTPDKQHTGVIKAIMPHIKKDGVLSYSHGFNIVEEGMQIREDITVIMVAPKCPGSEVREEYKRGFGVPTLIAVHPENDHLGIGLEWAKAYAYGTGGHRAGVLQSSFVAEVKSDLMGEQTILCGLLQTGSILSFDKMVADGVEPSYAAKLIQYGWETITEALKHGGITNMLDRLSNPAKVKAFEISEELKEIMRPLFQKHMDDIISGEFSSRMMRDWANDDKELLEWRAATGETAFEKTAAADIEISEQEYFDKGVLMVAMVKSGVELAFETMVEAGIIAESAYYESLHETPLIANTIARKKLFEMNRIISDTAEYGCYLFDHSCKPLIKDYVNGLDKDLIGESYKTDDTGIDNLELIAVNDALRQHPVEKVGAKLRKAMTAMKRIYE, from the coding sequence ATGACAAACTATTTTAACAGCCTTTCTTTACGAGAAAAATTAGCCCAGCTAGGCACTTGCAGGTTCATGGAACTAGATGAGTTTAGTGACGGAGTGGCTGCATTAAAAGATAAAAAAATAGTTATTGTGGGATGTGGATCTCAAGGTCTAAATCAAGGCCTGAATATGAGAGACAGTGGTCTTGATATTTCTTACGCGCTTCGAGAAGGAGCAATTAAGGAAAAAAGACAATCTTACATAAATGCAACTGAAAATAATTTCACAGTTGGAACTTACGAAAAGTTAATTCCTTCAGCAGATTTAGTAATTAATCTTACTCCAGATAAACAACATACCGGCGTTATTAAAGCAATTATGCCACATATTAAAAAAGATGGGGTTCTTTCGTATTCTCATGGTTTTAATATTGTTGAAGAAGGGATGCAAATTAGAGAGGATATTACCGTAATTATGGTAGCTCCTAAATGTCCTGGTAGTGAAGTAAGAGAAGAATATAAAAGAGGTTTTGGGGTACCTACATTAATTGCAGTGCACCCTGAAAATGACCACTTAGGTATTGGTCTGGAATGGGCTAAAGCCTACGCTTACGGTACGGGAGGTCATAGAGCGGGAGTTCTTCAGTCTTCTTTTGTTGCTGAGGTGAAATCAGATTTAATGGGTGAGCAAACGATACTTTGTGGATTGCTTCAAACAGGATCTATTCTTAGCTTCGATAAAATGGTGGCAGATGGAGTAGAACCATCGTATGCAGCAAAGTTAATTCAGTATGGTTGGGAAACAATTACTGAAGCCCTTAAGCACGGTGGTATTACCAATATGCTAGATCGTCTTTCTAATCCTGCAAAAGTAAAAGCATTTGAAATTTCAGAAGAATTAAAAGAAATTATGCGTCCTCTTTTTCAAAAACATATGGACGATATTATTTCTGGAGAATTTAGTTCTAGAATGATGCGAGATTGGGCAAATGATGATAAAGAATTATTAGAGTGGAGAGCTGCAACTGGAGAAACTGCTTTTGAAAAAACAGCTGCTGCTGATATTGAAATTTCTGAGCAGGAATATTTCGACAAAGGTGTATTAATGGTTGCTATGGTAAAATCTGGTGTAGAGCTGGCTTTTGAAACTATGGTAGAAGCTGGTATTATTGCAGAATCTGCATATTACGAGTCTTTACATGAAACTCCACTTATCGCTAACACCATTGCCAGAAAGAAATTATTCGAAATGAACCGAATTATTTCTGATACTGCTGAATATGGTTGTTACTTATTCGATCATTCTTGTAAGCCATTAATAAAGGATTACGTTAATGGTCTGGATAAAGATTTAATAGGAGAATCATATAAAACAGATGATACTGGCATTGATAACTTAGAATTAATCGCAGTAAACGATGCACTAAGACAACATCCTGTAGAGAAAGTAGGAGCGAAGCTTAGAAAAGCAATGACTGCGATGAAAAGAATATACGAATAG
- the ilvA gene encoding threonine ammonia-lyase IlvA, with the protein METALAQKSYIPTLEAVREAADRISKVVVNTPLAESFTYSNRFGANVMFKREDLQQVRSYKIRGAYNKISSLPADQLAKGVICASAGNHAQGVAFACNKLKTKGVIYMPSTTPSQKVAQTKMFGGEWVEVALEGDTFDDSFKNAMIRASENDLVFIHPFDDEKVIEGQATIGLEILQQSKEPIDYVFAPLGGGGLLAGVSSIFKELSPNTKIIGVEPEGAASMSASLKEGRLIELAHIERFVDGAAVQKVGSRNFEICKHNLDQMITVPEGKICQTILDLYNQDAIVVEPAGAMSISALDFFAEEIKGKNVVCIVSGSNNDITRTAEIKERALLYAGLKHYFVVTFPQRAGALREFLDDVLGATDDITHFEYSKKHERENGPAVVGIELKSKNDFEPLLNRMKERNFYGRYLNDTPDLFQFII; encoded by the coding sequence ATGGAAACTGCATTGGCACAAAAATCATATATACCTACATTAGAAGCTGTTAGAGAAGCGGCAGATAGAATTTCTAAAGTTGTTGTAAACACTCCTTTAGCCGAATCTTTTACATATAGTAATCGTTTTGGTGCAAACGTGATGTTTAAAAGAGAAGATTTACAACAGGTACGCTCTTACAAGATTAGAGGAGCTTACAATAAGATTTCTAGTTTGCCAGCAGATCAGCTTGCTAAAGGTGTAATTTGTGCCAGTGCAGGAAACCATGCACAAGGTGTGGCTTTTGCCTGTAATAAGCTTAAAACAAAAGGTGTTATTTATATGCCAAGTACCACTCCAAGTCAAAAGGTTGCCCAAACAAAAATGTTTGGTGGAGAATGGGTAGAAGTTGCTTTAGAAGGAGATACTTTCGACGATTCTTTTAAAAACGCGATGATAAGAGCTAGCGAAAATGATTTGGTTTTTATTCATCCTTTTGATGATGAAAAGGTGATCGAAGGTCAGGCAACTATAGGTTTAGAAATATTGCAACAATCTAAAGAGCCTATCGATTACGTATTTGCACCTTTAGGAGGTGGTGGATTGTTAGCCGGAGTATCTTCTATTTTCAAAGAATTATCTCCAAATACTAAGATTATCGGTGTGGAGCCTGAAGGCGCGGCATCCATGTCAGCTTCGTTAAAAGAAGGCAGGCTTATAGAATTAGCGCATATTGAGCGTTTTGTTGATGGAGCTGCGGTACAGAAAGTAGGAAGCCGAAATTTTGAAATCTGTAAGCATAATTTAGATCAGATGATCACAGTCCCTGAAGGGAAAATATGTCAGACAATTCTGGATCTTTACAATCAAGATGCCATTGTCGTAGAACCTGCCGGTGCAATGTCCATTTCAGCTTTAGATTTTTTTGCTGAAGAAATAAAAGGTAAGAATGTTGTTTGCATCGTAAGTGGTAGCAATAACGATATTACCAGAACCGCTGAAATTAAAGAGAGAGCATTACTTTATGCAGGATTGAAACATTATTTTGTTGTTACTTTTCCTCAAAGAGCAGGAGCCTTACGTGAATTTTTAGATGATGTTTTGGGAGCCACAGACGATATTACACATTTTGAATACTCTAAAAAACACGAAAGAGAAAACGGGCCAGCCGTTGTAGGTATAGAGCTGAAAAGCAAAAATGATTTTGAGCCGCTATTAAATCGTATGAAAGAGCGTAATTTTTATGGTCGATATTTAAACGATACACCAGATCTTTTTCAGTTTATTATTTAA
- a CDS encoding GNAT family N-acetyltransferase → MKIIIANKSHAKFAEVICTTIEESAKVRGTGIARRTPEYVITKMENGNAIIALDGDKFAGFCYIETWSHEKYVANSGLIVHPDYRNQGLAKDIKKAVFDYSRKKYPEAKIFGITTGLAVMKINYELGYQPVTFSELTDDEAFWKGCQTCKNYDILTRTERKMCLCTGMLYDPEKKKKEKNKHDLNEKTFTRLKNIKQSLFYKKEKNNQD, encoded by the coding sequence ATGAAGATTATCATTGCTAATAAATCTCATGCAAAATTTGCTGAGGTTATTTGTACAACCATAGAAGAATCTGCCAAAGTTCGTGGTACAGGTATCGCTCGTCGTACTCCAGAATATGTAATTACCAAAATGGAAAATGGTAATGCTATTATAGCTTTAGATGGCGATAAATTTGCCGGATTCTGTTATATCGAAACGTGGAGTCACGAGAAGTATGTCGCAAACTCAGGCTTAATCGTCCATCCCGATTATCGAAATCAAGGCTTAGCGAAAGATATTAAAAAAGCAGTTTTCGATTATTCCAGAAAAAAGTATCCTGAAGCCAAGATTTTTGGGATAACTACAGGTCTAGCCGTAATGAAAATTAATTACGAGCTGGGGTATCAACCCGTTACTTTTTCTGAACTTACTGATGATGAAGCTTTCTGGAAAGGCTGCCAAACCTGCAAGAACTATGATATTCTAACTCGTACAGAACGTAAAATGTGTTTGTGTACAGGAATGCTATACGATCCTGAAAAAAAGAAAAAAGAAAAAAATAAGCACGATCTCAACGAGAAAACTTTTACCCGATTAAAAAATATTAAGCAAAGTCTTTTCTATAAAAAAGAAAAAAACAACCAAGATTAA
- a CDS encoding argininosuccinate synthase: MKKVVIAYSGGLDTSYCAKSLSNEGFEVHAVSVNTGGFSKEEVQHIGDNAKKIGATTYKNIDAVSSFYDKVVKYLIFGNVLKNNTYPLSVSAERIVQAIEIVNYAKEIGAKYIAHGSTGAGNDQVRFDMIFQIIAPEIEIITPIRDKQLSRQEEIDYLKANGVEMNWEKSKYSVNKGLWGTSVGGAETLTSHQALPESAFPSQLSETEVGKISLSFTKGELTAINEKEDSAENNIQILEEIAKKYAIGRDVHVGDTIIGIKGRVGFEAASATIIIKAHHLLEKHTLSKWQLQHKDYVANWYGTHLHEGQYLDPVMRDFEALLKSSQDRVTGKVFVSLYPYRFSLDGISSPHDLMNSNFGNYGEENKAWTADDAKGFIKILSNAGKIYQSVENTQK; the protein is encoded by the coding sequence ATGAAAAAAGTAGTTATAGCCTATAGCGGCGGATTAGACACTTCATATTGCGCAAAATCACTTTCTAATGAAGGTTTCGAAGTTCATGCAGTTAGTGTGAATACCGGAGGATTTTCAAAAGAGGAAGTTCAGCATATTGGAGATAATGCCAAGAAAATTGGAGCAACCACTTATAAAAATATCGATGCTGTTTCTTCATTTTACGATAAAGTAGTAAAATACTTAATCTTTGGGAATGTTTTAAAAAATAACACCTATCCACTTTCAGTAAGTGCAGAGCGTATCGTTCAGGCGATTGAAATTGTAAACTATGCAAAAGAAATTGGGGCAAAATATATCGCACACGGTAGTACCGGTGCAGGTAATGATCAGGTAAGATTTGATATGATCTTTCAGATTATTGCTCCAGAGATTGAAATTATCACTCCAATTCGAGATAAACAATTAAGCCGACAAGAGGAGATCGATTACTTAAAGGCAAATGGAGTTGAAATGAATTGGGAAAAATCCAAGTATTCTGTAAATAAAGGACTTTGGGGAACCAGTGTTGGTGGGGCTGAAACCTTAACTTCTCATCAGGCTTTACCAGAATCGGCATTTCCATCACAACTTTCAGAAACGGAAGTAGGAAAAATTAGCTTGAGTTTTACAAAAGGAGAACTTACCGCGATTAATGAGAAAGAAGATTCTGCTGAAAATAATATCCAAATTCTTGAAGAAATAGCTAAGAAATACGCGATTGGTAGAGATGTTCATGTTGGCGATACGATTATTGGGATAAAAGGAAGAGTAGGCTTTGAAGCTGCTTCAGCAACAATCATCATTAAAGCGCATCATTTATTAGAAAAGCATACGCTAAGTAAATGGCAATTACAACATAAAGATTACGTGGCCAACTGGTATGGTACACATTTACATGAAGGCCAATATTTAGATCCGGTAATGCGAGATTTCGAAGCTTTATTAAAAAGTTCTCAGGATCGAGTAACCGGGAAAGTATTTGTAAGTCTCTATCCATACCGATTTAGTTTAGACGGAATTTCTTCCCCGCATGATTTAATGAATAGCAACTTCGGAAATTACGGAGAAGAAAATAAAGCCTGGACTGCCGATGATGCTAAAGGATTTATCAAGATTTTATCGAATGCTGGTAAAATATATCAGTCAGTAGAAAATACTCAAAAATAG
- the argC gene encoding N-acetyl-gamma-glutamyl-phosphate reductase produces the protein MIKAGIIGGAGYTAGELVRILTYHPEVDLDFVYSTSRPGTPVSGVHQDLIGEIDLLFSGEINTKVDVVFLCLGHGNSVKFLAENKFSAQTKIVDLSTDFRMDGDHDFVYGLPEFKKEAIKKANFIANPGCFATAISLAILPLAKAKKVTDEWHVNAVTGATGAGVSLSATTHFTWRDNNFSAYKSFEHQHLNEIGQSLKLLQPEFDATVNFIPNRGNFSRGIHATAYTKFLGSLEEAKGIYAAQYKDAAFTFVTEENIHLKQVVNTNKALLKIEKFGDKLLITSVIDNLLKGASGQAVQNMNLIFGLPEDSGLHLKASYF, from the coding sequence ATGATTAAAGCAGGAATTATTGGTGGTGCAGGATATACAGCGGGAGAACTGGTTAGAATCTTAACCTACCATCCAGAAGTTGACCTCGATTTTGTTTATAGTACATCTAGACCGGGAACTCCGGTTTCTGGAGTGCATCAGGATCTTATCGGAGAAATTGATTTATTGTTTTCCGGAGAAATAAATACGAAAGTTGATGTTGTTTTTCTTTGTCTAGGACATGGAAATTCAGTAAAGTTTTTAGCTGAAAATAAATTTTCAGCACAAACGAAAATCGTTGATTTAAGTACTGATTTTAGAATGGATGGTGATCATGATTTTGTATATGGTTTACCTGAATTCAAAAAGGAAGCGATTAAAAAAGCGAATTTTATTGCGAATCCAGGTTGTTTTGCTACCGCAATAAGTTTGGCCATCCTTCCGCTGGCAAAAGCTAAAAAAGTAACAGACGAATGGCATGTAAATGCAGTTACCGGAGCAACGGGAGCCGGAGTTTCACTTTCAGCTACAACACATTTTACCTGGCGAGATAATAATTTTTCAGCTTATAAATCTTTTGAACATCAGCATTTAAATGAAATAGGGCAGAGCCTTAAATTATTACAACCAGAATTTGATGCTACAGTTAATTTTATTCCGAATCGTGGAAATTTCTCGCGCGGAATCCATGCAACAGCCTATACCAAGTTTCTAGGAAGTTTGGAAGAAGCGAAAGGGATTTATGCAGCTCAATATAAAGATGCGGCTTTTACGTTTGTAACTGAAGAAAATATTCATTTAAAACAAGTGGTAAATACCAATAAAGCATTACTGAAAATAGAGAAATTTGGTGATAAATTATTAATCACCAGTGTAATCGATAATTTACTGAAAGGAGCTTCTGGTCAAGCGGTACAGAATATGAATTTGATATTTGGTTTACCGGAAGATTCAGGTTTACATCTTAAGGCGAGTTACTTTTAG
- the proC gene encoding pyrroline-5-carboxylate reductase: MKIAIIGAGNLGKSIAKGLIVNNAFTTLYLTKRDTDAIKTYEEYSKVTVTSDNQEAVRNSDILIFAVQPQQLERILEEIKDLLTEKHVLISTITGFKTDRIEAIVGEDQFIIRAMPNTAIAVGKSMTCMCSNEKGLKRIAIAEAIFNRLGTSIIINENKMQAATVICASGIAFWMRLIRATTQGAVQLGFDAKDAQELAMNTCLGAASLLVESGKHPEEEIDKVTTPKGCTIEGLNEMEHNGLSSSLIKGLQASFKKINNISEQ; encoded by the coding sequence ATGAAAATAGCAATTATAGGTGCAGGAAATTTAGGAAAGTCTATTGCAAAAGGACTTATCGTAAATAATGCGTTTACCACACTTTATCTTACTAAGCGCGATACCGATGCCATTAAAACTTACGAAGAATACTCAAAAGTAACGGTAACTTCAGATAATCAGGAAGCTGTTAGAAATTCGGATATTTTAATTTTTGCAGTACAGCCCCAGCAATTAGAACGAATTCTCGAAGAAATTAAAGATCTATTAACCGAAAAACATGTATTAATTTCAACGATTACAGGTTTTAAAACCGATCGAATTGAAGCTATTGTAGGCGAAGATCAGTTTATTATTCGAGCGATGCCCAATACAGCTATTGCAGTAGGCAAATCGATGACTTGCATGTGTAGTAATGAAAAGGGATTGAAAAGAATTGCTATCGCAGAAGCTATTTTCAATCGTCTAGGAACCAGCATTATTATCAACGAAAATAAAATGCAAGCCGCTACAGTTATTTGTGCCAGCGGAATTGCATTTTGGATGCGATTGATACGTGCAACTACTCAGGGTGCTGTTCAGCTTGGTTTCGATGCTAAGGATGCTCAGGAATTAGCGATGAATACCTGCTTGGGTGCAGCTAGTTTACTGGTAGAATCCGGGAAACATCCCGAAGAAGAAATCGATAAGGTAACTACTCCAAAAGGTTGTACCATCGAAGGTTTAAACGAAATGGAACACAATGGTTTAAGTTCTTCTCTAATTAAAGGCTTACAAGCCTCTTTCAAAAAAATAAATAACATTTCAGAACAATAA
- a CDS encoding aspartate aminotransferase family protein yields the protein MELFDVYPLFDITPVKGEGAYVFDKEGKKYLDLYGGHAVISIGHSHPAYVNGISNQVRQLGFYSNSIKNPLQVELSEKLGKLSGCEDYQLFLCNSGAEANENALKVASFATGKDRVIYFDNAFHGRTSGVVAVTDNENIKAPFNKGHKITKIAFNDTEALATELQKGDVAAVIFEVIQGVGGLDEATTEFYQQIEKLAKENGAMIIADEVQAGYGRTGDFFAFQKHHIHPGIISIAKGMGNGFPIGGVLIDKNIAPKYGMLGTTFGGNHLACAAGLAVLNILEKENLMQNASMMFDYVQEKAKEIPQIKNIKGRGLMIGLEFDFEIANLRKDMLYVHQIFTGSAANKKLLRILPPLNIEKQHFDAFFKALKISLANLK from the coding sequence ATGGAGCTTTTTGATGTTTATCCGTTGTTTGATATAACTCCAGTAAAAGGCGAAGGCGCTTACGTTTTCGATAAAGAAGGCAAAAAATATCTCGATTTATATGGTGGACATGCGGTAATTTCTATCGGGCATTCGCATCCCGCGTATGTTAACGGAATTTCTAATCAGGTTCGCCAATTAGGATTTTACTCGAATTCTATTAAAAATCCGTTGCAGGTAGAATTATCCGAAAAACTAGGTAAATTATCCGGTTGCGAAGATTATCAGTTGTTTTTATGTAATTCGGGAGCCGAGGCAAACGAAAATGCACTTAAAGTAGCATCGTTTGCAACCGGTAAAGATCGCGTGATCTATTTTGATAATGCTTTCCACGGAAGGACATCTGGTGTGGTGGCAGTAACCGATAATGAGAATATTAAGGCACCTTTTAATAAAGGCCATAAAATAACTAAAATCGCTTTTAATGATACTGAAGCTTTAGCTACAGAATTACAAAAAGGAGATGTAGCTGCGGTTATTTTTGAAGTGATTCAGGGTGTTGGTGGTTTAGATGAAGCAACTACTGAATTTTATCAGCAAATTGAAAAATTAGCCAAAGAAAACGGAGCAATGATTATTGCCGATGAAGTTCAGGCTGGTTATGGTAGAACGGGCGACTTTTTTGCATTTCAGAAACATCATATTCATCCAGGTATTATTTCTATTGCTAAAGGAATGGGAAATGGATTCCCAATTGGTGGCGTTTTAATCGATAAAAATATCGCTCCAAAATACGGAATGTTAGGAACTACTTTTGGCGGAAATCATTTGGCTTGCGCAGCCGGTTTGGCAGTCCTCAATATTTTGGAAAAGGAAAACCTGATGCAAAATGCTTCAATGATGTTCGATTATGTTCAGGAGAAAGCAAAAGAAATTCCGCAGATTAAAAATATCAAAGGCCGCGGATTGATGATTGGTTTAGAATTCGATTTCGAAATAGCGAATCTTAGAAAAGATATGTTATATGTACATCAAATTTTTACCGGCTCGGCTGCTAACAAAAAGTTGCTTAGAATTTTACCACCACTAAATATCGAAAAACAGCATTTTGATGCCTTTTTTAAAGCCTTAAAAATCAGTTTAGCGAATTTAAAATAA
- the argB gene encoding acetylglutamate kinase yields MKSLKVVKIGGKLIEDTAKFDEFLEDFKNLEGHKILVHGGGNMATEISDKLGYETKMIDGRRVTDADTVKVIIMVYGGLINKNIVAKLQSLNTNAIGLCGADGQSILSVKRPVAAIDYGFVGDIEKVNAEFIESLLNDGVVPVFSAISCTKEGVLLNTNADSIASEIARAMSKSYETELYYCFEKQGVLANAEDDESIIKEIDFIEYKTLVEKKVITDGMLPKLQNCFEALENGVQKIHLGNHQSLKENTTHTKIIQ; encoded by the coding sequence ATGAAATCACTAAAAGTTGTAAAAATAGGAGGGAAGCTTATCGAAGATACTGCAAAATTCGATGAATTTCTGGAAGATTTTAAAAACCTGGAAGGCCACAAAATTCTAGTGCATGGTGGTGGAAATATGGCAACCGAGATTTCAGACAAATTAGGCTATGAAACTAAAATGATAGATGGTCGCCGAGTGACAGATGCAGATACGGTAAAAGTTATTATAATGGTTTATGGCGGATTGATAAATAAAAATATTGTAGCTAAATTACAGTCGTTAAATACGAATGCAATCGGACTTTGTGGTGCAGATGGACAAAGTATTTTATCGGTAAAAAGACCAGTCGCAGCTATCGATTATGGATTTGTAGGAGATATAGAAAAAGTAAATGCTGAATTTATAGAATCTTTACTTAACGATGGTGTTGTTCCGGTTTTTTCAGCGATTTCCTGCACTAAAGAAGGAGTTTTACTGAATACTAATGCCGATTCTATTGCTTCTGAAATTGCTCGTGCCATGAGCAAATCTTACGAAACCGAATTGTATTATTGTTTTGAAAAGCAAGGAGTTTTAGCAAATGCTGAAGATGATGAATCAATAATTAAAGAAATTGATTTTATAGAATACAAAACGCTGGTAGAAAAAAAGGTAATTACGGATGGCATGTTACCTAAACTTCAGAATTGTTTTGAAGCTTTAGAAAATGGTGTTCAGAAAATTCATTTAGGAAATCATCAGTCTTTAAAAGAAAATACAACGCATACCAAAATCATTCAATAA
- a CDS encoding M20 family metallo-hydrolase → MEIKALQQEALQLLQYLIETQSFSGEEYQTADLLEQWFVQHKIQHKRHLNNVWATNHSFDESKPTLLLNSHHDTVKPNAAYTKDPFKAEIADGKLFGLGSNDAGGCLVSLLATFTYFYNRKDLNYNIIFAGTAEEETNGKNGIACMLPIMPKIDVAIVGEPTLMDLAVAEKGLVVFDAVVKGTPSHAAHPNTDNSIYKTAEVLKWFEAVKFPEVSKQLGEVKLTVTQIKAGSQHNVVPAKVDLVIDVRVNDCYSNQDVSDFLQKNAPVDSIEPRSLRLNSSNIPLDHDLVKAGLDLGMKTYGSPTLSDQAMLKCSSLKLGPGDSTRSHSADEFIYVNEVEEGIEKYIVLLEKALK, encoded by the coding sequence ATGGAAATAAAAGCACTTCAGCAAGAAGCACTTCAGTTACTTCAATATTTAATTGAAACGCAGTCATTTTCAGGAGAAGAATATCAAACGGCAGATTTGTTAGAACAATGGTTCGTTCAGCATAAAATTCAGCATAAAAGACATTTAAATAATGTTTGGGCAACAAATCATTCTTTTGATGAGAGTAAACCTACTTTGCTATTAAACTCCCATCACGATACAGTAAAACCAAATGCAGCGTATACTAAAGATCCGTTTAAAGCTGAAATTGCCGACGGTAAATTATTTGGATTAGGAAGTAATGATGCCGGTGGTTGCTTGGTTTCTTTGCTAGCGACTTTTACTTATTTTTATAATCGAAAAGATTTAAATTATAACATCATTTTTGCCGGTACTGCAGAAGAGGAAACTAACGGCAAAAACGGAATTGCCTGCATGTTACCCATAATGCCAAAAATTGATGTAGCCATTGTAGGCGAACCAACTTTGATGGATTTAGCGGTTGCTGAAAAAGGCTTGGTGGTTTTTGATGCGGTTGTAAAAGGAACGCCATCTCACGCGGCGCATCCAAATACCGATAATTCAATTTATAAAACTGCGGAAGTTTTAAAGTGGTTTGAAGCAGTTAAATTTCCTGAAGTTTCTAAGCAATTAGGCGAAGTGAAATTAACCGTAACCCAAATTAAAGCCGGTTCGCAGCATAATGTGGTGCCTGCAAAGGTCGATTTAGTGATCGATGTTCGGGTGAACGATTGTTATTCGAATCAGGATGTCAGTGATTTTTTACAGAAAAACGCTCCGGTAGATAGTATCGAACCAAGATCGTTACGATTAAATTCATCGAATATTCCGTTAGATCATGATTTGGTAAAAGCCGGTTTAGATTTGGGAATGAAAACCTACGGATCGCCAACATTATCAGACCAGGCGATGCTGAAATGTTCCTCACTAAAATTGGGACCAGGTGATAGCACACGTTCCCATTCCGCAGACGAATTTATTTATGTTAACGAAGTTGAAGAAGGAATAGAAAAATATATTGTCTTATTAGAAAAGGCGTTGAAATAG